A section of the Paenibacillus aurantius genome encodes:
- a CDS encoding carbohydrate ABC transporter permease, with product MISYRRKEIGWAYGFVAIPVLGFLLFGLLPLIASGILSFTKWDMVTSPKFVGFTNYVNLWKDEKVHKGLFNTFFMLIHIPLGMFISLLLAMLMNQKVRGVSIFRTIFYIPVISPVVAVSLLWMWMLNYDFGLVNQFLWDWFHIKGPNWLGDPHWVKPSLILMGLWGGVGGNMVLYLAGLQSISSTYYEAAEVDGANAFQKFTRITVPLLSNIHFFVVVMGVIGTFQAFSQVYVMVPDGGPEYSAATVVFNIFQHAFEYFDMGYASAEAWMLGVIILILTMIQFRLSKRWAYND from the coding sequence ATGATCAGCTACAGGCGAAAGGAAATAGGGTGGGCGTATGGCTTTGTGGCCATTCCGGTTCTTGGCTTTCTCTTGTTCGGATTGCTGCCTTTGATAGCTTCAGGGATTTTAAGCTTTACGAAGTGGGATATGGTGACTTCCCCGAAATTTGTCGGTTTCACGAATTATGTCAACCTCTGGAAAGACGAAAAGGTACACAAAGGTTTATTCAATACCTTCTTCATGCTCATTCATATTCCGCTCGGAATGTTTATTTCTCTGCTGCTTGCGATGCTCATGAATCAGAAAGTCAGAGGGGTCTCCATCTTTCGGACGATCTTTTACATCCCGGTGATTTCCCCCGTTGTCGCGGTTTCTCTTCTGTGGATGTGGATGCTGAACTATGACTTCGGCCTCGTAAACCAGTTTCTGTGGGATTGGTTTCATATCAAAGGCCCGAACTGGCTCGGCGATCCTCATTGGGTGAAGCCTTCCTTGATTCTGATGGGATTATGGGGAGGCGTCGGAGGGAACATGGTGCTGTATCTGGCCGGTCTGCAGTCGATTTCGTCGACTTATTACGAGGCGGCTGAAGTAGACGGGGCCAATGCCTTTCAGAAGTTTACGCGCATTACCGTTCCGCTGTTGTCCAATATTCACTTCTTCGTCGTGGTTATGGGCGTTATCGGCACCTTCCAGGCTTTCAGCCAAGTTTACGTAATGGTACCGGACGGAGGTCCGGAATACAGCGCCGCCACCGTCGTATTTAATATTTTCCAGCATGCGTTCGAATATTTCGACATGGGATACGCGAGCGCCGAGGCCTGGATGCTTGGCGTAATTATATTGATTCTCACTATGATTCAATTCCGCTTGTCCAAGAGATGGGCCTACAACGATTGA
- a CDS encoding ABC transporter substrate-binding protein, whose protein sequence is MKVKHFALGAAFLVALTGCSSNSAGSNGNSPANNTGTKNADNTASNAPAEKVELSFMGHGDPNEKKIFTELIQSFETKYPNIKVNYTSVPPAEYDQKLTTLTAAGKSPDVFYVSGPAFYRYAESGTILNIQQYLNKTDLFKPDNVWKQATDRYRYDGKSLGKGDLYGLPKDVGPWALAYNKDLFDKANVPYPPSEAGKWTWDDFLNTAKKLTQDTNGDGKTDIYGAANFPLEGAVWANGGDYVDYSTGKIKVDTPEFANAMQFVADLGLKHHVTPSPEDAKAMNNYARFVAGKIGMFPMGPWDQPAFWKLPYGWDLAAWPSSPTTGKTATWLGSMGFAISSKSKHPQEAFNLAAFLSLDKDGQKQNMEMGQAVPNLIDMAKNDFLQNGKAPEHKQVFLDIIENYGHPTVEFGSKDTQWLDTFNQDASKVWTGKETAAAWLKEIAPKLQELYDKGNK, encoded by the coding sequence GTGAAAGTCAAGCATTTCGCATTAGGAGCCGCATTTTTGGTGGCGCTTACAGGCTGTTCCTCGAACAGCGCGGGCTCTAACGGCAATTCACCGGCAAACAATACGGGGACAAAGAATGCGGATAACACGGCTTCGAACGCTCCGGCCGAGAAAGTCGAGCTTTCCTTCATGGGCCATGGCGATCCGAATGAGAAGAAGATCTTTACCGAGCTTATCCAGTCTTTCGAAACAAAATATCCGAACATAAAAGTCAATTATACGAGTGTCCCTCCGGCTGAATATGATCAGAAACTGACGACACTGACGGCAGCGGGCAAATCGCCGGACGTGTTCTATGTCTCTGGACCGGCTTTCTACCGGTATGCGGAGTCCGGCACGATTTTGAACATTCAGCAATATCTGAACAAAACCGACCTGTTCAAACCGGACAACGTATGGAAGCAAGCGACCGACCGTTACCGCTATGACGGCAAAAGCCTCGGTAAGGGCGACCTGTACGGGCTGCCGAAAGACGTAGGCCCGTGGGCGCTTGCCTATAATAAAGATCTGTTCGATAAAGCGAACGTTCCATATCCGCCCTCTGAAGCAGGAAAATGGACGTGGGACGATTTTCTGAATACGGCCAAGAAACTGACGCAGGACACGAACGGAGACGGGAAGACGGATATCTACGGCGCGGCCAACTTCCCGCTGGAAGGCGCCGTTTGGGCGAACGGCGGCGATTACGTCGATTATTCAACAGGTAAAATCAAAGTGGATACGCCTGAGTTTGCGAATGCCATGCAATTCGTCGCCGATTTGGGGCTGAAACACCATGTTACGCCTTCGCCAGAGGACGCAAAAGCGATGAACAACTATGCCCGTTTTGTCGCAGGGAAAATCGGTATGTTCCCTATGGGTCCTTGGGATCAGCCAGCTTTCTGGAAACTCCCGTATGGATGGGATCTTGCCGCATGGCCGTCCAGCCCGACGACGGGCAAGACGGCGACCTGGCTCGGATCGATGGGCTTCGCGATATCCAGCAAATCCAAGCATCCTCAAGAAGCGTTCAACCTGGCTGCTTTCCTTTCTCTCGACAAAGACGGCCAGAAGCAGAACATGGAAATGGGTCAAGCCGTACCGAACCTGATCGACATGGCCAAGAACGATTTTCTGCAGAATGGAAAAGCGCCGGAGCACAAGCAAGTGTTCTTGGATATTATCGAGAATTACGGCCATCCGACCGTCGAATTCGGTTCGAAAGACACGCAATGGCTGGATACTTTCAATCAAGACGCCAGCAAAGTGTGGACAGGCAAGGAAACGGCAGCCGCTTGGCTGAAGGAAATCGCGCCTAAACTGCAGGAGCTCTACGATAAAGGGAATAAATAA
- a CDS encoding GntR family transcriptional regulator: MKTNPLYKQIQEDIKERIREGKLRPGDRISSEKELAEQYHVSQITSKNALVGLADEGILVRHQGKGTFVNKDVLNTHLTSSQGSQLDGRQNKGIIGLIVPTLNTKVEQKIVNYIEQYAVQNGYQIILRISRESQLTESEAIESLIGIGAKGIIIFPTEEETYNEDILRLSLNKFPLVLIDRYLKEIRTYSVSSDNISGTFEAVTYMLDQGHEHIALISPEITNTVTEDRVSGFEKAFYNQKLPIHKNSWCIINMAEVHDRNCSNLLYDFFAARPEITAAFAMNAELSNFAFQALKGLGKSIPGDFMLFGFDDPECAGVCYVEQDEKSMCEQSVSHLLEQLEGVYNPQRTTIPIRLKK; this comes from the coding sequence TTGAAAACCAATCCTTTATACAAACAAATTCAAGAGGACATTAAGGAACGCATTCGGGAAGGGAAATTAAGGCCCGGCGACCGTATCTCATCCGAGAAAGAATTGGCGGAGCAATACCATGTCAGCCAGATTACGAGCAAAAATGCTCTGGTAGGCTTGGCGGATGAAGGGATATTGGTCCGGCATCAGGGAAAGGGGACGTTTGTCAACAAAGACGTGTTGAACACCCATCTCACGAGCTCGCAGGGTTCCCAACTGGATGGTAGACAGAACAAAGGAATTATCGGACTGATCGTCCCAACCCTTAACACCAAGGTCGAACAAAAGATTGTGAATTATATCGAACAATATGCCGTACAGAACGGCTATCAAATCATTCTGCGGATCTCCAGGGAATCGCAGCTCACCGAGAGCGAAGCGATCGAATCGTTAATCGGCATAGGAGCCAAGGGGATCATCATCTTCCCAACAGAAGAAGAAACTTATAACGAAGATATTTTGCGGCTTTCGTTGAACAAATTCCCTCTGGTTCTCATTGATCGCTATCTCAAAGAAATCCGCACCTACAGCGTCAGCTCCGACAATATTTCCGGGACGTTCGAAGCTGTCACCTACATGCTGGATCAGGGGCATGAGCATATCGCCTTGATTTCCCCCGAAATTACAAATACCGTTACAGAGGACCGGGTAAGCGGGTTTGAGAAAGCTTTTTATAACCAAAAACTCCCGATTCACAAAAATTCGTGGTGTATTATCAACATGGCGGAAGTACACGACCGCAATTGCAGCAATCTGCTTTACGATTTTTTCGCCGCGAGACCTGAAATCACGGCGGCCTTCGCCATGAACGCTGAGCTAAGCAATTTCGCTTTTCAAGCCCTGAAGGGACTGGGGAAATCGATACCGGGTGACTTCATGCTGTTTGGCTTCGACGATCCGGAATGCGCGGGAGTCTGCTATGTGGAGCAGGACGAAAAATCGATGTGCGAGCAATCCGTGTCTCATTTACTTGAACAGCTTGAAGGCGTTTATAACCCGCAAAGGACTACGATTCCCATTAGATTAAAAAAGTAA
- the smpB gene encoding SsrA-binding protein SmpB yields MAKKNNDRVLAQNKKASHDYFIEETYECGMVLTGTEIKSIRSGKANLNDSFATIRNGEVFLHNMHVSPFEQGNRFNPEDPTRARKLLLHKVQIAKLFGASKAEGYTLVPLKIYVRNGYAKLLLGLGRGKKNYDKRETQAKRDANRDIQRALREKQKVAR; encoded by the coding sequence ATGGCCAAGAAGAACAACGACCGGGTGCTGGCCCAGAACAAGAAAGCATCCCACGATTATTTCATCGAAGAGACGTACGAGTGCGGCATGGTGCTGACGGGAACGGAGATCAAGTCGATCCGGTCCGGCAAGGCCAACCTGAACGACAGTTTTGCTACGATCCGCAACGGCGAGGTCTTCCTTCATAACATGCATGTCAGTCCGTTTGAGCAAGGCAACCGGTTTAACCCCGAGGACCCTACGCGAGCGCGTAAGCTGCTGCTGCATAAGGTTCAGATCGCGAAGCTGTTCGGCGCTTCCAAGGCGGAGGGCTACACGTTAGTGCCGTTAAAGATTTACGTGCGTAACGGATACGCCAAGCTGCTGCTGGGACTGGGCCGCGGTAAGAAGAACTACGACAAGCGCGAGACTCAGGCAAAGCGCGATGCGAACCGCGACATCCAGCGGGCGCTGCGGGAGAAGCAGAAGGTCGCTCGTTAG
- the rnr gene encoding ribonuclease R produces the protein MVTEQELLELLHDEQYKPKTYQELEKHFHIDSAQDFKDFLKLLNGLEEKGLVYRSPNERYGIPERMNLLRGKLQAHAKGFGFLLPEDKNHPDVYINANDMNGAMNRDEILVRITTRGPAGGRLEGEVVKIVQRATTRLVGTFQNNESYGFVLPDDKRIVRDIFIPKHAFLGAVDGQKVVVNIVNYPEGRSAAEGEVIEILGHKDDPGVDILSIIRKFQLPESFPEEVMEEAEAVPDTIREEELKGRRDLRAKRIVTIDGEDAKDLDDAVNVEKLENGNYLLGVHIADVSYYVRENSALDREAYNRGCSVYLVDRVIPMLPHRLSNGICSLNPKVDRLTMSCEMEIDTNANVVRHDVFTSVIKTTERMTYTNVRKILTGEEPELLEKYAGLVDDFKLMEELAMKLRNKRINRGAIDFDFQESKVIVDEEGKPVDIVKRERSIAEMIIEEFMLKANETVAEHFHWLKVPFLYRIHEDPDAEKLMNFMVFINNFGYTVRGAKGNTIHPKALQSVLEDIKGTKEETVISTVLLRSMKQARYDSQSTGHFGLAAEFYSHFTSPIRRYPDLIIHRVIREVLESGTLSEKRIEYLAGRMEDIAKQSSERERVAVEAERETDALKKAEFMLDKIGEEFEGIISSVTNFGMFVELPNSVEGLIRLADLTDDYYHYHENQLALIGERTSKIFRIGDEVKVRVAKVNLDERTIDFEMVDMKPRRASGGAGGFGGPGGNRGRRGGEGARGEAGRGGAPGRRPRSAGAGSGEGGRRKGAAGGGKAGGAKGGGAAKPAGAGAGKPARAGGVAPAARKRRKRK, from the coding sequence ATGGTTACGGAGCAGGAGCTATTGGAGCTTTTGCATGATGAGCAATATAAACCGAAAACGTACCAGGAACTGGAGAAGCATTTCCATATCGACAGCGCTCAGGATTTCAAGGATTTCCTTAAACTGTTGAATGGGTTGGAAGAGAAGGGACTCGTTTACCGGTCTCCTAATGAAAGATATGGAATCCCCGAGCGGATGAACCTGCTGAGAGGCAAGCTTCAGGCGCATGCCAAGGGGTTCGGTTTTCTGCTGCCTGAAGACAAGAACCACCCGGATGTCTACATCAATGCGAACGACATGAACGGGGCGATGAACCGGGACGAAATCCTCGTGCGCATTACGACCCGGGGACCGGCAGGGGGAAGGCTGGAGGGCGAGGTTGTCAAAATCGTTCAAAGGGCCACGACCCGGCTCGTCGGGACGTTCCAGAACAACGAAAGCTACGGCTTCGTGCTTCCGGATGACAAGCGGATCGTGCGGGATATTTTTATCCCGAAGCATGCTTTCCTTGGGGCGGTGGACGGCCAGAAGGTCGTCGTGAACATCGTCAACTACCCGGAAGGGCGCTCCGCGGCGGAAGGGGAAGTCATCGAGATTCTCGGGCACAAGGATGACCCGGGTGTGGACATTCTGTCCATCATCCGCAAGTTCCAGCTGCCGGAGAGCTTCCCGGAGGAAGTGATGGAGGAGGCCGAAGCCGTTCCGGATACGATCCGGGAAGAGGAGCTGAAGGGCCGCCGGGACCTGCGGGCGAAGCGGATTGTGACGATCGACGGCGAGGACGCCAAGGACCTGGACGATGCGGTCAACGTGGAGAAGCTGGAGAACGGCAACTACCTGCTCGGCGTCCACATTGCGGACGTGAGCTACTATGTGCGCGAGAACTCGGCTCTCGACCGGGAGGCGTACAACCGCGGCTGCAGCGTGTATCTGGTGGACCGGGTGATCCCGATGCTGCCGCACCGGCTGTCTAACGGCATTTGTTCCTTGAATCCGAAGGTGGACCGTCTGACGATGTCGTGCGAGATGGAGATCGATACGAACGCGAATGTCGTGCGCCACGACGTCTTCACCAGTGTGATCAAGACAACGGAGCGGATGACCTACACCAACGTCCGCAAAATCCTTACCGGGGAAGAGCCCGAGCTGCTTGAGAAGTATGCTGGTCTGGTCGACGACTTCAAGCTGATGGAAGAGCTGGCTATGAAGCTTCGCAACAAGCGGATTAACCGAGGCGCCATCGATTTCGACTTCCAGGAATCCAAGGTGATCGTGGACGAAGAAGGCAAGCCGGTCGATATTGTCAAAAGGGAACGTTCCATCGCCGAGATGATTATCGAGGAATTCATGCTGAAGGCGAATGAAACGGTGGCCGAGCATTTCCATTGGCTGAAGGTTCCGTTCCTGTACCGGATTCACGAGGATCCGGACGCCGAGAAGCTCATGAATTTCATGGTGTTTATTAATAATTTCGGCTACACGGTGCGTGGAGCCAAGGGAAACACGATTCATCCGAAGGCATTGCAGTCCGTTCTGGAGGATATCAAGGGAACGAAGGAAGAAACGGTCATCAGCACGGTACTGCTGCGTTCGATGAAGCAGGCCCGTTACGATTCCCAGAGCACGGGGCACTTCGGCCTTGCGGCGGAGTTCTATTCCCACTTCACTTCGCCGATCCGGCGTTATCCGGACCTGATCATCCACCGGGTGATCCGGGAGGTGCTCGAATCCGGCACGCTCTCCGAGAAGCGGATCGAGTATCTTGCCGGACGCATGGAAGACATTGCGAAACAGTCCTCCGAACGGGAGCGGGTAGCCGTCGAGGCGGAACGGGAGACCGATGCGCTGAAGAAAGCCGAGTTCATGCTCGACAAGATCGGCGAGGAATTCGAGGGCATCATCTCGAGCGTCACCAACTTCGGCATGTTCGTCGAGCTGCCGAATTCGGTGGAAGGGCTCATCCGTCTCGCGGATCTGACGGACGATTACTACCACTACCATGAGAACCAGCTCGCCTTGATCGGGGAGCGGACGTCGAAGATCTTCCGCATCGGAGATGAGGTTAAGGTTCGCGTGGCGAAGGTGAACCTGGACGAGCGGACCATCGATTTTGAGATGGTCGATATGAAGCCGCGGCGTGCCAGCGGGGGGGCCGGCGGGTTCGGCGGCCCAGGAGGCAACCGCGGCCGCCGCGGAGGCGAAGGCGCCCGCGGCGAGGCCGGGCGAGGCGGTGCGCCGGGCCGCAGGCCGCGCAGCGCTGGAGCCGGCAGCGGCGAGGGCGGCCGGCGCAAGGGCGCAGCGGGCGGCGGCAAAGCCGGCGGCGCGAAGGGCGGAGGCGCAGCCAAGCCCGCAGGCGCCGGAGCCGGCAAGCCGGCCCGCGCGGGCGGCGTAGCGCCGGCTGCCCGCAAGCGGCGCAAGCGCAAGTAG
- the secG gene encoding preprotein translocase subunit SecG, which produces MEIAFKILLIIASLGLITVVLLQKGKSAGLSGAISGGAEHLFGKQKARGLDLFLSRLTMGLAVAFFILSIVVAFFAKS; this is translated from the coding sequence ATGGAAATTGCATTCAAAATTTTATTGATCATTGCTTCGTTAGGCTTGATAACCGTCGTGCTTCTCCAGAAAGGTAAGAGCGCAGGGTTGTCGGGCGCCATCTCCGGAGGTGCGGAACATCTCTTCGGCAAGCAGAAAGCGCGTGGGCTGGATTTGTTTTTGTCCCGCTTGACAATGGGACTCGCCGTTGCTTTCTTCATCCTTTCGATCGTGGTGGCCTTCTTCGCGAAGAGCTAG
- a CDS encoding sugar phosphate isomerase/epimerase family protein — protein sequence MANIPVGLQLYTLRNETAEDFLGTLAKVADMGYKTVEFAGYRDIPAKEMKKALDDLGLQAVSSHVGLQLLESELEKQIAYSQEIGAQYIICPWLDEKLLKNEGDFNKLMSDFRKYGQAINEAGLTFLYHNHAFEFEKVDGEYILDRMYQSVDPQHLQAELDLYWVKKGGLDPKEYLLSYKGRVPIVHVKDMADDAEQSFAEVGHGVIDYPSVLEAAVEAGVQYFMVEQDVCKRPPLESVKMSIDYLKSIGIA from the coding sequence ATGGCTAATATTCCGGTAGGTTTACAATTGTATACATTAAGAAACGAAACGGCAGAGGACTTCTTAGGGACCTTGGCAAAGGTAGCCGACATGGGTTACAAAACGGTGGAATTCGCCGGCTACCGCGACATCCCGGCCAAGGAAATGAAGAAAGCGCTGGACGATCTCGGCCTGCAGGCGGTCTCAAGTCACGTTGGCCTGCAGCTGCTCGAAAGCGAGCTGGAGAAGCAGATTGCCTACAGCCAGGAAATCGGCGCGCAATATATCATTTGCCCTTGGCTGGACGAGAAGCTTCTGAAGAACGAGGGGGACTTCAACAAGCTGATGAGCGATTTCCGCAAGTACGGACAAGCCATTAACGAAGCGGGGCTGACGTTCCTGTACCACAACCATGCCTTCGAATTCGAGAAGGTGGATGGGGAGTACATCCTCGACCGCATGTACCAGTCGGTAGACCCGCAGCACCTGCAGGCGGAGCTGGATCTGTATTGGGTCAAAAAAGGCGGGCTCGATCCGAAGGAGTACCTGCTCTCCTACAAAGGCCGGGTGCCGATCGTTCATGTGAAGGACATGGCCGACGACGCCGAGCAGTCCTTTGCCGAAGTGGGCCACGGGGTAATCGATTATCCCTCCGTTCTGGAAGCCGCGGTGGAAGCGGGAGTCCAATATTTCATGGTGGAGCAGGACGTCTGCAAACGGCCGCCGCTCGAGAGCGTTAAGATGAGCATCGATTACTTGAAATCGATCGGTATTGCCTGA
- a CDS encoding M50 family metallopeptidase, whose protein sequence is MGKWAKTITILLVLAFITHSQWVPFSSFFRNVDTMIHEFGHAMVTLMLSGTVMNIDLYADHSGVTRSLVSNRAAMIPIGLSGYVTASLFAWGLFSLYARRRQTLGLLLIMGVAVGSLLLFVRNGFGMAWLAGFIVLTAVVMLLAPKTVVKYYYLFIAFLTLEESVTGSVTILLAAYLHPGQAGDASVLANVSPVPAIVWGAGFLVFSLWCAKQAITAFAGRRKETRQTGRFNY, encoded by the coding sequence ATGGGAAAATGGGCGAAAACCATCACGATTTTACTCGTATTGGCTTTTATCACTCATTCCCAATGGGTCCCCTTTTCTTCTTTTTTCCGCAATGTGGACACGATGATTCATGAATTCGGCCATGCGATGGTAACGCTGATGCTCTCCGGAACCGTCATGAACATCGACCTTTACGCCGATCACAGCGGGGTCACGCGGTCGCTCGTTTCGAACCGGGCGGCGATGATTCCCATCGGGTTGTCCGGTTATGTAACGGCTTCGCTTTTTGCCTGGGGGCTGTTCAGCCTGTACGCCCGCCGCCGGCAGACCCTCGGACTGCTGCTAATCATGGGGGTCGCGGTGGGGTCGCTGCTGCTTTTTGTCCGGAACGGGTTCGGCATGGCCTGGCTCGCCGGCTTTATCGTCCTGACCGCCGTTGTGATGCTGCTCGCCCCGAAGACCGTCGTTAAATACTACTACCTCTTCATCGCTTTTCTGACGCTGGAGGAATCCGTTACCGGCTCAGTCACCATTCTTCTGGCGGCTTATCTGCACCCGGGCCAGGCGGGAGATGCCTCGGTGCTGGCCAACGTATCGCCGGTTCCGGCTATCGTCTGGGGGGCCGGATTCCTGGTGTTCTCCCTCTGGTGCGCCAAGCAGGCGATTACCGCTTTTGCGGGGCGCCGCAAGGAGACGAGGCAGACCGGCCGGTTTAACTATTAA
- the eno gene encoding phosphopyruvate hydratase has protein sequence MSIITDVYAREVLDSRGNPTVEVEVFLESGGKGTAIVPSGASTGAYEAVELRDGDKSRYLGKGVLKAVENVNEIIAPEIIGLDALDQVAIDNKMIELDGTENKGKLGANAILAVSMAVARAAADALDIPLYVYLGGFNAKTLPVPMMNIINGGEHADNNVDVQEFMVLPVGAPNFKEALRTGAEIFHSLKSVLKEKGLNTAVGDEGGFAPNLSSNEEAITTILTAIERAGYKPGEDVFLGMDVASTEFYKDGKYHLEGEGKSFTSAEFVDFLADWVSKYPILTIEDGCAEDDWEGWKLLTEKLGDKVQLVGDDLFVTNTKRLSTGIEQDIANSILVKVNQIGTLTETFDAIEMAKRAGYTAVISHRSGESEDNTIADIAVATNAGQIKTGAPSRTDRVAKYNQLLRIEDNLPNAQYAGRSAFYNLRSFKK, from the coding sequence ATGAGCATCATCACCGACGTATACGCACGCGAAGTACTGGACTCCCGGGGCAACCCGACCGTAGAGGTGGAAGTTTTCCTCGAATCCGGCGGCAAAGGAACCGCGATCGTTCCTTCCGGCGCCTCGACTGGAGCTTATGAAGCGGTAGAGCTTCGCGACGGCGACAAGAGCCGTTACCTCGGCAAAGGCGTACTGAAAGCCGTAGAGAACGTAAACGAGATTATCGCACCGGAAATCATCGGTCTGGACGCCCTGGATCAAGTGGCCATCGACAACAAGATGATCGAGCTGGACGGTACCGAGAACAAAGGCAAGCTCGGCGCCAACGCGATTCTGGCCGTTTCGATGGCGGTAGCCCGTGCGGCGGCTGATGCTCTGGACATTCCTCTGTATGTATACCTGGGCGGCTTTAACGCCAAAACGCTGCCGGTTCCGATGATGAACATCATCAACGGCGGAGAGCACGCGGACAACAACGTCGATGTGCAGGAATTCATGGTTCTGCCGGTTGGCGCACCAAACTTCAAGGAAGCCCTCCGCACCGGAGCGGAAATCTTCCACAGCCTGAAATCCGTGCTGAAGGAAAAAGGCTTGAACACCGCTGTAGGCGACGAGGGCGGCTTTGCTCCTAACCTGAGCTCGAACGAAGAAGCGATCACCACGATCCTTACCGCGATCGAGCGTGCCGGCTACAAGCCGGGCGAAGATGTCTTCCTCGGCATGGACGTCGCCTCCACCGAATTCTACAAAGACGGCAAGTACCACCTCGAGGGCGAAGGCAAGTCCTTTACGTCCGCTGAGTTCGTCGACTTCCTGGCTGATTGGGTAAGCAAATACCCGATCCTGACCATCGAAGACGGCTGCGCCGAAGACGACTGGGAAGGCTGGAAGCTGCTGACCGAGAAGCTGGGTGACAAGGTACAGCTCGTGGGCGACGACCTGTTCGTTACGAACACGAAGCGCTTGTCCACCGGCATCGAGCAGGATATCGCGAACTCCATTCTCGTCAAAGTGAACCAGATCGGTACCCTGACCGAGACCTTCGACGCCATCGAGATGGCGAAGCGCGCCGGCTACACGGCCGTTATCTCCCACCGCTCCGGCGAAAGCGAAGACAACACGATCGCCGATATCGCGGTAGCCACCAACGCCGGCCAGATCAAAACAGGGGCACCGTCCCGTACGGACCGCGTAGCGAAATACAACCAGCTTCTCCGCATCGAAGACAACCTGCCTAACGCGCAATACGCCGGCAGAAGCGCCTTCTACAACCTGAGAAGCTTCAAGAAGTAG